From Sphingobacterium bambusae:
CGCGAGCTTCATCAGGTCATCAGCAATGCGGCGCTCGCTCAGGTGCGCGAGCTAGATTGGGAGAACCTTGTGCAGCGTTACTTCGACGACGTAAAGACGCTTGCCGGTTCCACAAACAGCAGCTTGGTATGGACAGCTTGCTAAAAAACAAGAAATGGCTCAAGGTCCTTATCTTGGCCTGCATCATCGTGCCCATGGTCATTTTCATCCTCCAAACGGATGTCCGCTTGGTATGGCAAGAAATGGAAAAGATAAGCTTCCGCTTTCTATACCTATTGGCTTCCACCTTTGTCGCTTACCTCTTGGGTACCTTTGCGTGGTGGGTATGCTTAGCAGATGAGCGAAAGCACATCAACCTGTTCCAACTATTTAGCGTGCGCCAGATCGGAGAAACTGTCGGGCTATACAACCCCACCAGCGTCGTGGGCGGCGATCTCCTGAAAGACGAACTATTGAAAGCCTACCATATCTCCCGCAAGACCGCCTCCACCTCCATCGTGATCTCCCGCATTACGGTCGTGCTCTCCCAACTGTTGCTCTTTATCGTAGCCACATCATGGCTTCTCTTCATTGCAGCATCCAACATGCCCGCTTTCCTTCCTCCCTTGCTGATCTGCCTAATCATTTTCCTAAGCATCCTCAAATTACTGTTCTTCTATACCTTACATCGGAAGCCTTCCCCCGAGAGGGAAAGCAATAGCAAGCCTATAAAGCTGTGGACGACATTTACCTCGCGCCTACGCAGCTTGCTGCAGCAGGCTCAGGCCTTTTATCAACAGAAGCCCAAGGCCTTCTGGTCGTCTTACTTCCTATCCATGCTGCACTGGCTGGTGGGCAGTTTTGAATTTTATTTGATCCTGCAGTTTCTCGGCTACGACCTGCGAATCATGCACGGGTTGCTCTTGGATATGGGCGTTGTTATCGTGAAGAGTCTTGGCGCTTTTGTTCCCGGTCAATTGGGGGTGGAAGAGCTCGGAAACAAATTTGTGCTGGCTGCCGTGGGAATACACGCCACCGCCGTGTGGCTCGCCGTATCCGTCCTGCGGCGCTCGCGTCAGCTATTTTGGATATTGATCGGCATACTCTGCTATGCCTTTATTAGGAAGCCTCAGGCATTACCGCTTATCGAACATGGAAGTACTATTCGTTAGCCACAAATATCCACCGGCGACCGGTGGCATGGAAAAACAAAGCTACGAGCTGATAAACGGGATGCGCAGCTGCGCCATCGTGCACCATATTGTGTATACGGCTGAAGAAAGTTACTTTCAGTTTTTTAGAAAACTGAACGACCGTATATTGAAGACGGTACATAGCCATCCCGGCATCTCATTGATCCACTTCAATGATGGCCTTATCGCCTCGATGAGCCTTTGGCATAGTGGCTACAGCCATATCAAGCGTGTGGTTACCGTGCACGGATTAGATGTCGTTTTCCCTTGGAGCATCTATCAACGCTTTATTTTGCGGCGCTTCAACCGCTTTGACCATATCATTGCCGTCAGCCAAGCTACCGCACAATCTATTGTGCAACGCGGCGTAGACCAGAGCAAGGTATCGGTTGTCGTCAACGGCATAGACCACAATCTTCAAGCCCAGCACTCGGCAGATAGCTGGTCGGCCATCCGTCAGAAATATGCTATTCCGGCCGACAAGAAGATTCTCGTCACCCTCGGTCGCCCAGTAAAGCGCAAAGGCTTTTCGTGGTTTATTCGCGAGGTACTTCCCCTACTCCCCGAAAATACTATGCTGTTGATGGCAGGGCCCTTTCAGGCCGAACAAACCGAGCAAGAGAAATGGCTCCAACGACTTCCTAAATCTTGGCGGCACCTCGTCATGCTCTTTCTAGGTTTTCCTTCCGATCAGGTAGAGCTCCGTAAGCTGCTACAGGAAGATAGCCATCAGCTTCGGTTGAAGCATGTGGGCAAATTACCTTTAGACGATCTACAGGTACTTTTGGCGCATGCGCATGCTTTCCTCATGCCTAATATCAAGATCGAAGGTGATATGGAAGGCTTTGGCTTGGTATGCCTAGAAGCCAGTATGTGCGGCACCATGGTATTAGCCGCCGATATCGAAGGCATTACCGATGCGATCATCCACGAAAAAAACGGTATTCAGGTGCCTCATGAGGATGCGCAGGCTTGGCAATTGGCTATAGGCAAAATTTTGGACAGCGACAGCCTACATACCGAACAGCGGCAGGCTTATCGTTCGTTTACCCTGCGTAACTTCAGCTGGGAGAAAATGGTGAGCGGATATGCGCGTCTCTTCCAGTCGATCATCCGACAGGCTAGCTGAAGGCGCTTAGCAGCAGCTTGGATCCTTTAGTCTGGCGAATGTACCGTGCGCACTTCCACACCTTTGGGTTTCTTTTCAAAAACAATCTGTGTCTCGCCGCCCGGAAAAAATAAGTTGACCGATAGCCGGTCGCTCGTCTCGCGGAGGTACTTAACCTCTATGGGATAGCTTCCCGCAACGTTATGCTCAGCCTCCTTCGGCCATTGGCTTTCCAAAAAACGGCCATCATCGCTGTCGCTGTTCTTCGCTCTAAAATGTGCATAGGCCGTTTCCAAATCCGCATTCCAGTAAAAACACACAGTCGTAAAGCCGCTTTCCATGTCGCCATAGGGCTCTTCACAGGTCTCTTTGATCAGCTGCGCGTCTTTCACCGCACCTTTTCCAACTACTGTATCGGCTACATGCTGCACAAGCGTGTCGGTCGCTCGCTCCTGTTGCGAAATGCTATCGGCATGGTTCACCGTCTGCCTGCCTTTCGCACCATCGCCGCAAGACAGCAAAAGACACATCGCAGCAAGCATTGGTATATATCGTAAGTTTTTCATTATGGTTATTCTAATTTGTGTAGCCAATTCGCTTTATGTGGATTTAACCAAAGATAGTGCCTAAAGCCCTTGGGATTTTAGTCGTTAAAATAGCTGTGGATTATACTAGCCATAATTACCACCAATTCGGCTAAATATCTGCGTGGGTCGCCATAGCGTTTCTCGACCATAAACCATGCGTATGGCCGTGTCGGGCCGTTTTTCAAATCCGCTTTGCAATAAAAAATTAAGACCTACGGTATTTGACTGCGGTAAAACGGCAACCTGCGCATGGCTGTACTTCAATTCCATCAACGCCAATCCAGCACGCTCGGTTATCGCATAAATAGGCCCCTGTCCCAAGGTCGGCAGGTAATATCCCTCCAACGCCGCGTCCTCTTCATAAACAACAGCTTGGTGAAAATGGCTGCCGATCAACGCACTTCGATCTTCGCCGGTAATATGTCGATCCATTTCCAGCACCTGCTGATGATATTCCTTTCCTCCGGCCCGCACACACTCCGATATGTTGTTTGGAACATAGTCCGCTGTCTTATTTAGAAATTGGTAATGACCAACGGCTTTAAAACCCACCTTCTGATAAACCGGAGCGCCAAGATCGGTTGCAATTAGATTGACGGATGAACATCCTTCAATAAGCGCTTCTTGAACCAAATGCTCCACCATGTGCCTACCGATCCCCCTTCCACGATATGATTCGTCAACAATAATATGCGCTAGCCAAGCCGAATCTACGTGCAAAATTAAAGCCCCTACCCCCACAATGCGCTGCTTATCTACCATTTTAATCGGCCGACAGAAATCTTGTAGACAATATCCTAGCATATTTGGAGCGATATCTCCCCAACCTGCGGGTTGCAAGTGTCCTATAAAGGGTAAATCCCGAATATTGAACCTTTCTATGTTCATGTTTTATAAAGTGATCGACAAAAATACGAGTTTGTAGCACCTCTCAATTACAAACTTCAGGTTGTTCTTCTTCCTTAGGCATAATGCAATACCTGCGGAAAAGGATCGTAATAATGATGCAACAAGGCTTTCCACTTCAAATACTCAGGCGATTGACGAAAACCGACCTCGTGCGCCTCCACTGAAACCCACTCAACCAACAAGATATACTGGTTTTCAATCTCCACACATTTCTTTAAAGCATGCTTGATGTAGCCATTGATCGATGCGATATATTGGCTGGCTTCCAAAAAATCTCGTTCAAAATCAGGCTGTTTTTCAACGCTTACATTCAAGATAGCGACTTCTAATATCATAGGTAAACTTATTTTGATACACGGTATTGCTACAGTTTATAGCTCGTGTAAAGACAAAACTATTCGTTATTATTTTTTGAAAAAGCGACCAATGTGTACAGCATCGCAGAACATAGCGGCCCAAAAAAGCTCTTTAGTACCGTCGCATAAGATACTACTAAGTCGAAATGTGTATCGAACGATGTAGCCTTTTTCAAATGCTCCGCGTGGTAAAAGAGCAGCGCAAATGTTATTTGCCAATTCCAAAGCAACCAAGCAATGAAAAAGGAACCTATAAACGTAAAAATCATGCGGCTATCGATGCGATATCCTGGAAGGCTGATCGAATATTTCATTATTTTTTATTCTTGTTGCTCCTAATATACGAACATATCAACAAACAGAGAAAAACTGACACAACTTACCTACAGCAATATATCGACCGCGCAGCTTAAATTTCTGGATCCTGTTACGCATACCGTTCACTATCATTCTGCGGCAGTATAGCCGCTACGCTCGATGGCACACCGTTTACTTTCGTCCCCGCCTGCAACAAATCCGCCGTACCCTGTAACAAGCTATGAGGAAAGGGGCGCACGGGAGTCGTAAGGATGCTAAGAGACTGCAGCTCGTCTTGCGAAAGTTCCAATTCGGCAGCCCGCATGTTCTGCTGGAGTTGCTCCATCGTTCTTGCGCCCAGCAAGGTGGAGCATACTCCTTTTTGCTGCATCAGCCAAGCAATAGCCACTGCTGCCACCGCAACATCGTTAGCTTCCGCAATCCTTTGCAATTGATCGATCAGCAGATATGTACCCTCCGACAGGTTGGGATCAACCCGACCAACACCTTTAACTAAAGTTTTTTTTGCTAATTTTAATTACATGCTAGAGATCACAGAATAGCGCGGCTATCATCTGCTAAATAAACTGTAACCAAAAACTTGTTATTTTTTCTCGCGCGACTTTTATCAAGATAAATGTGTACAGGGTGTTTATTTAGGTGATGTAATTCTAGAAATATAAATTTGGGTAATTCCTTTTTGCTAAAAATAGCCGTGCACTTATTACCAGCTATTACTTTATTTGCATGCTCGTTGAGGGAAAACTTAGGCTTGTAGAAGTCTATTGGTGTATTGTTCTTTATATCATATAGAACAATTTCTACAATAGCCGAATCTTTTTGTAATGAAGACGATTTAAGGTAATCGACTTTATATCTGCAAAAGGTCTGTGCTTCCTTTAAATTTCTATTATAGGGCGAACAGCTTGCGTATAGGATGATTAAAGCCTTCAACGCTCCGAGTTCAGCCGCTTTTTCAAGCATTGCGGCCAGCTTAAAATCTAATGGCAGATCATTCATAGGATGTAAATTATAGTTAGCGAAGGTACGATGATCTAATTTTTGCAGAACGAAGCTGTCTTTTCTCATCCAACAACAGTTACCGTTTGAAATTCTAGAGCTAGAAATTGAAACAAAATCCCATATTAGAAATTACAGCTAAAACCGAGCGCAAATACGTTTCAAAAAAATGATTATAAGCAGGCAAACAACTTACTGTGACAGCGGATCAGTGTAAGGAGCTAGAAGTTAGCTTGTCCGATTAGCGAATCTCAACGAACTATCACCAGTATATTATGGATCCGGATATGTCATAGGTGAAGAGCTGCTGACAACCAAATGGGTACGCGGTACAATCTAAGGATATTCCGGCGTTCGCCATGCTGTTGCCACTTTGGTCAAAAAGAATTTACTGAAGGCTTATCCGGATATTGTTTGGTAGGTATAACAAAAGCCTCCTTGAGGGGAAACTTTTTTCGCTACTTTTTTTCAAAAATAATGTTGGACATATTAAGAGACTGTAAAATAAACTGTGTCAAGGATAATATGGAATTGCAACAAAAAAAAGGACATTTAGTTAAGCTGCAATATTTTGTTCATTCAGTTTTCTTCCAAACTCTTCAGGGGACATAAATCCCAAAGCAGAGTGCATTCTTTTTCTGTTATACCAAACCTCAATGTATTCAAACACAACAATCGCTGCGTGGTGTTTATCTACGAACTTATTCTGGTATATACATTCAGCTTTGAGCGTCTTAAAGAAGCTTTCAGCAACGGCATTGTCCCAGCAATTTCCCTTTCTGCTCATGCTTCTTATAATTAGCGGGTTTCTTTCTAATAAACTCCGGAATTCATTGCAAGCATACTGAATTCCTTGATCTGAGTGAAATATCAGTTCTTGTGTTATCGGTCTGTTTTTTTGCGCCATGCTAAATGCTGGAATTACGGTGTCAATGGCTTCATTGTTGCGCTTAAAGCCCAGCCGATTACTTTTCTATCACCCAGATCTATAACCGTTGTTAGATATAACCATCCTTGTTTTGTTCTAATATAGGTGATATCAGATACCCAGACAGCTCCTAACGTCCCTGTTTTGAAATTACGATCCAACTTATTTCCCGGTACAGTAAATTTGTGATTAGAATCGGTAGTCACCTTGAATTTCTTCTTCACTATACTTCGTAAATGGATCTTTTTCATTATTCGGGCTACTCGGGGTCTAGAGACTTTAGTGCTCTTTTCGTTCAATGCCTTTGTAATCCTAGGACTTCCATAGCTACCTTTACTCTCTTGGAACGTTTTCCGTATTTCCTGCTCAAGCATTTGGTTTTCCCTATTACGGAATGATGGTGTACGCTTCAACCAGCTGTAAAAACCGCCTCTACTTACTTTAAACACCGTGCACATCTTCTCGATGGAAAATATCCTGCAGTGATCCGCTATGAACCCGAATATTTGCCCTCGTTCTTGGAGAAGATGCTTACAGCCTTTTTTAGGATGTCGCGCTCCATTTGCGTTTCACGCAGTTCTTTCTTCAGTCTGGCTACCTCCTGCTCGGCTTCTGTTAATATTACTTTCCCGTTGCCAGGAAAGCTACTGCCTGCCTTACTTAAATATTCTTTACGCCATCGATAAAGCAATGAGGGCTGGATATCCAATTCTTTGGCCAGAGCTGTTAAATCATTTCTGGTATTACTCAGTTCAACGCTCATCAGCTTGAACTCTTTGGGGTACGTTTTTCTTACTCTTGACATAAGGCTGTTAAGTTATTAAATTCCCTTAACTTATTGTCTGTTCAAATGTAGCAACTCCAAAGGAATATTTTACATGATTAATACCACTTACAACAAGTCATCCCTAAGAATAGATATGGAGAAAATAAACGACGAAAACGACGAAGGCGCCAACTAGGCGCCCCCACTTCCAATCGGAGCCGGAGCACACTCCATTTTAAATCTTATTTGAGGGCTTAACTATAACAATACATCATTCTTAAGATATATTAGCCTTTCAGAAGTAACACTTCCCGAAACGTTACTTGTAATAATTTATTTAATCAGTTTAGATCGTGAAATTAGCATAATGATTACTGCTTTTAATCTTAAACACGCTTGTCAAACATTGGACTTAGACCGCAACACGCTGTATAGATGGCGTGACGAGGGTAAGGTAAAAATGAAACGCATTGACGGCTGATACTACATTGAGGAAGATGAGTTAAATCGCCTGAAAGCAAAAGAAATTGAAAAAGGGAGGCTAAATGAGCATCAAGGAGGAATTAGCGCTGAAAGCGTTAAGAAGAACTTGCGAATTATTAGCGGACAATCATGACGATATAGACCACTTCGCGAACCGACACAACTACCGAGCCACAGCTATTTTATCTACAAATCTACTGAGGTACATACTTAACACCGATTTACCTGCTGGCGATAAAGAACTCGACGAGATTTGCGACCGCTTAGAAGGAAAGGTAGTTGGTATTGATTACTCAGGTCCGGAACCGGTTAGGCTTACTAAAAAATAGCATTAAATCGCACTGTATGTGTTTTACAAAAATGCACTTGCTTTTTGCACTAGCAATATTAAGAGATTTGCTAAATGATCGAATTAAACAAAGAAATAGCGGTGCTTTTGCAGCACCAAGAGCGGAAAATTGGGCAGCTTGTTAAGTTCATTTGGAGCCTCTCCGCAAACCCTGAATTACTGAAAGATCAGAACTTAATGTATCAGCTGATCGATATGGACTTTAATACGGTTGCCGAGCCGAGCGTATCTCAATTGAAGGATATGAAGATACAGGAACGTGAAAAACCAAGTGCAATTCTGAGTCGATCCCAATAAAAAATCCCCTTTATCGCTAAATAAAGGGGATTTTCAGTACGCCAAAAGGGATTCGAACCCCTGACCGACGGTTTAGAAAACCGTTGCTCTATCCTGCTGAGCTATTGGCGCATCGTTCTATGGGACAAAAGTATGGAATTACCGTTGCTCTGCAAAATAAAATTGCTTTTTTTTGTGCTAAGGCAAATAACTGGTTGCTTCCCAAACATATATTTTTGCCGATCATATTTTCTTTGCCATATACCGCGTACTTTTAAAACAAGCGAATCAAATTTGAGTTTATTAAATAAAAACATCTCGTTATGACAACATGGAACCTAGACAAAGCCCACAGTGAAATAGAATTCAAGGTGAGGCACATGATGATCTCCAATGTAAAAGGATTTTTTCAGGATTTCAACATCAGCATGAGTGGCGATCCGGAGGATATCACCACAGCCTCTATCCGTATCGCTATTGCCTCCGCCTCTATCAACACCAAAAATGAGCAACGCGATCAACACCTACGCAGCGCCGATTTCTTCGATAGCAGCAGTTACCCCGAGATCACCTTCGATTCCACCGACATTAAAAAGGAAAGCGACGAAAGTTACGCCATCACGGGAAACCTGAACATAAAAGGCAACGTACATCCTTTGGTCTTCTCCGTAGAGTTTGGAGGCATCGCGACCGATCCTTGGGGCAACAAAAAGGTAGGTTTTGCCTTTTCGGGCAAGCTTAACCGGGGCGATTTCGGCCTAACTTGGAACGCCGCCGTCGAAGCCGGAGGCGTAATGGTGGGCGATGAAGTGAAAATCAGCGGTGACATACAATTTATATTGAGTTAACAATCAGCGTAGTTGCAAAAACAACGGCAATTATGCGCTAGAAATTTGAAATAAAATTTTGCAGGAATAAGAAAATTCGTACTTTTGTCGCGGAGAGTTGGCAGAGTGGTCGAATGCGGCAGTCTTGAAAACTGTTGACTGTAACAGGTCCGGGGGTTCGAATCCCTCACTCTCCGCAGAAGCTTCAATCTAAAAGATTGGAGCTTTTTTTATGTTCGGCGCTGATTATTTAATTGTCGAGGGATGAGAACCCAGGGTTCGATCCGAAGGAGGTTTAGGGTGGAGTGCGGGCTTGTGGGGCTAAGCCAATCCCTCACTCTCCGCCAGATAGAAGCAGCTTTTTTAGCTGCTTTTATCATTTAAGGGATACCTGATTCGAACCGAAGCGCAGGCCGGGGTTCGATCGGATCATGTTCAAAAGTTGTGGAGCTGAAGAAAAATAATCGGATAAATATTCTCCTG
This genomic window contains:
- a CDS encoding YceI family protein, whose product is MTTWNLDKAHSEIEFKVRHMMISNVKGFFQDFNISMSGDPEDITTASIRIAIASASINTKNEQRDQHLRSADFFDSSSYPEITFDSTDIKKESDESYAITGNLNIKGNVHPLVFSVEFGGIATDPWGNKKVGFAFSGKLNRGDFGLTWNAAVEAGGVMVGDEVKISGDIQFILS
- a CDS encoding aldo/keto reductase, which gives rise to MSEGTYLLIDQLQRIAEANDVAVAAVAIAWLMQQKGVCSTLLGARTMEQLQQNMRAAELELSQDELQSLSILTTPVRPFPHSLLQGTADLLQAGTKVNGVPSSVAAILPQNDSERYA
- a CDS encoding GNAT family N-acetyltransferase → MNIERFNIRDLPFIGHLQPAGWGDIAPNMLGYCLQDFCRPIKMVDKQRIVGVGALILHVDSAWLAHIIVDESYRGRGIGRHMVEHLVQEALIEGCSSVNLIATDLGAPVYQKVGFKAVGHYQFLNKTADYVPNNISECVRAGGKEYHQQVLEMDRHITGEDRSALIGSHFHQAVVYEEDAALEGYYLPTLGQGPIYAITERAGLALMELKYSHAQVAVLPQSNTVGLNFLLQSGFEKRPDTAIRMVYGRETLWRPTQIFSRIGGNYG
- a CDS encoding antibiotic biosynthesis monooxygenase family protein, producing MILEVAILNVSVEKQPDFERDFLEASQYIASINGYIKHALKKCVEIENQYILLVEWVSVEAHEVGFRQSPEYLKWKALLHHYYDPFPQVLHYA
- a CDS encoding lysylphosphatidylglycerol synthase transmembrane domain-containing protein — translated: MDSLLKNKKWLKVLILACIIVPMVIFILQTDVRLVWQEMEKISFRFLYLLASTFVAYLLGTFAWWVCLADERKHINLFQLFSVRQIGETVGLYNPTSVVGGDLLKDELLKAYHISRKTASTSIVISRITVVLSQLLLFIVATSWLLFIAASNMPAFLPPLLICLIIFLSILKLLFFYTLHRKPSPERESNSKPIKLWTTFTSRLRSLLQQAQAFYQQKPKAFWSSYFLSMLHWLVGSFEFYLILQFLGYDLRIMHGLLLDMGVVIVKSLGAFVPGQLGVEELGNKFVLAAVGIHATAVWLAVSVLRRSRQLFWILIGILCYAFIRKPQALPLIEHGSTIR
- a CDS encoding glycosyltransferase family 4 protein gives rise to the protein MEVLFVSHKYPPATGGMEKQSYELINGMRSCAIVHHIVYTAEESYFQFFRKLNDRILKTVHSHPGISLIHFNDGLIASMSLWHSGYSHIKRVVTVHGLDVVFPWSIYQRFILRRFNRFDHIIAVSQATAQSIVQRGVDQSKVSVVVNGIDHNLQAQHSADSWSAIRQKYAIPADKKILVTLGRPVKRKGFSWFIREVLPLLPENTMLLMAGPFQAEQTEQEKWLQRLPKSWRHLVMLFLGFPSDQVELRKLLQEDSHQLRLKHVGKLPLDDLQVLLAHAHAFLMPNIKIEGDMEGFGLVCLEASMCGTMVLAADIEGITDAIIHEKNGIQVPHEDAQAWQLAIGKILDSDSLHTEQRQAYRSFTLRNFSWEKMVSGYARLFQSIIRQAS